From a single Hippopotamus amphibius kiboko isolate mHipAmp2 chromosome X, mHipAmp2.hap2, whole genome shotgun sequence genomic region:
- the LOC130841257 gene encoding putative deoxyribonuclease TATDN2, which translates to MAFSENARKFKGNSQHSFRNSTNEEFAAKDEEQNNYTEETNRGRRRRDRQQDQGSSMIYVKAIQDILGTKVPGGEAATSTKLSIRRPPRSEERPARDVPLSVPQIKVSASEVRGEKRETSDFYNRMMRHPEEKPRGDPRALIFGKGSPTRKFLDRGDYYSEIQKHQDRGLETESPSSRGDWSDMDAISACRSPEEKPFSLNPSKISKPPSFPADPVSCWPHLYTGPWRESASYWPSSPKPPRYLSMGSSSDNTSQAGKNSQSFSSDYVCNFPVYSPNWRRELKESEEGQSPNSRSSPFSTSSKAGVKEKKYYFQEETPSHAWGEHASWQGTRSHRKQSLQKGFIDTHCHLDILYSKLSFKGTFSKFRKIYSRFFPKQFQGCISNFCDPRTLKDGLWEELLQQDLIWGAFGCHPHFARYYNESQERNVLEALRHPKAVAYGEIGLDYSSKCTTPIPQQHKIFERQLQLAVSLKKPVVIHCREADKELLGILKKYVPPDYKIHRHCFSGNYSVIEPLLDYFPNMFVGFTALLTYSSAWEVQDALKKIPLERIVVETDSPYFLPRGVSKSLCQFSHPGMALYTVREMARIKDEPLYKILAALQANTNRLYNI; encoded by the coding sequence ATGGCTTTTTCAGAGAATGCCCGCAAATTCAAGGGCAATTCCCAGCATAGTTTCCGTAACTCCACAAACGAAGAATTTGCAGCCAAAGATGAGGAGCAAAATAATTACACAGAGGAAACAAACAGGGGCCGGAGAAGGCGGGATAGACAGCAAGACCAAGGTTCTTCCATGATATACGTGAAAGCGATCCAGGACATCCTGGGAACAAAGGTGCCAGGAGGAGAGGCTGCCACTAGTACAAAATTGAGTATAAGACGGCCACCCAGGAGTGAAGAAAGACCAGCCAGGGATGTCCCCTTGTCTGTGCCTCAAATAAAAGTGTCTGCCTCAGAGgtgagaggggagaagagagagaccagCGACTTCTATAACAGAATGATGAGGCATCCTGAGGAGAAGCCACGTGGTGACCCAAGGGCACTCATTTTTGGAAAAGGCTCTCCAACCCGAAAATTTCTAGATAGAGGTGACTATTATTCAGAAATCCAAAAGCATCAAGATAGGGGTCTGGAAACTGAGAGCCCTTCCTCACGAGGTGACTGGTCTGACATGGATGCGATCTCTGCATGCAGATCGCCTGAGGAGAAGCCATTCTCACTCAATCCGTCAAAAATTTCAAAGCCTCCATCCTTCCCAGCTGATCCTGTCAGCTGCTGGCCTCATTTGTACACTGGTCCTTGGCGTGAATCTGCCAGCTACTGGCCCAGCAGTCCCAAGCCTCCTCGCTATCTCTCCATGGGCAGCAGCAGCGACAACACATCCCAGGCTGGGAAGAACAGCCAGAGCTTCTCGAGTGATTATGTCTGCAATTTTCCAGTGTACTCCCCAAACTGGCGCCGAGAACTGAAGGAGTCAGAAGAAGGCCAATCCCCCAATTCTCGTTCATCTCCTTTTTCCACAAGTTCAAAAGCCGGTGTGAAGGAGAAGAAATACTATTTCCAAGAGGAGACCCCATCACATGCTTGGGGAGAACATGCATCCTGGCAGGGAACAAGGAGCCACAGGAAACAAAGCCTACAGAAGGGTTTCATTGATACCCATTGTCACCTGGACATACTCTATTCCAAGTTGTCTTTCAAAGGGACCTTTAGCAAGTTCAGAAAAATTTATAGCCGCTTCTTCCCTAAGCAATTTCAGGGCTGCATCTCTAATTTCTGTGATCCTCGTACACTAAAGGATGGTCTATGGGAGGAGCTGTTGCAACAGGATCTGATTTGGGGGGCCTTTGGCTGCCACCCCCATTTTGCACGTTACTACAATGAGAGtcaagaaagaaatgttttggaAGCCTTACGTCACCCCAAGGCTGTAGCATATGGAGAAATTGGCTTGGATTACTCCTCTAAGTGCACCACACCTATCCCACAGCAGCACAAGATATTTGAGAGACAGCTGCAGCTGGCCGTGTCTCTAAAGAAGCCCGTGGTGATCCACTGCCGAGAAGCTGACAAAGAGCTGCTGGGCATCCTGAAAAAATATGTGCCCCCTGATTACAAGATCCATAGGCATTGCTTCAGTGGCAATTACTCAGTCATCGAACCCCTTCTGGACTACTTCCCCAACATGTTTGTGGGCTTCACAGCACTCCTGACTTACTCTTCTGCCTGGGAAGTCCAGGATGCTCTGAAAAAGATCCCACTGGAGAGAATCGTCGTGGAAACCGATTCTCCCTACTTCCTCCCTCGTGGAGTTTCCAAAAGCCTTTGCCAGTTTTCCCACCCAGGCATGGCCCTGTATACGGTTCGAGAGATGGCCAGAATCAAAGATGAGCCGCTTTACAAGATCTTGGCCGCCTTACAAGCGAACACCAATCGCCTCTACAACATTTAA